A window of the Cucurbita pepo subsp. pepo cultivar mu-cu-16 chromosome LG01, ASM280686v2, whole genome shotgun sequence genome harbors these coding sequences:
- the LOC111809488 gene encoding uncharacterized protein LOC111809488, producing MGGKQLVMVFVAAAMVLEGEAEGVDICEKADDVPLCRSYVKGSSDPRPAIKKTIEQLLSETKRAKTSSEKMGEPGFIGVCTENYDSAIDDLQSSLLSLEKNDKASLQSSLSGVSTFYVTCTDTVSEGGVRIMKIAKKLVKKDSKLQRLAGTSLYLASLLK from the coding sequence atggGTGGAAAGCAGTTGGTTATGGTATTTGTGGCGGCCGCTATGGTATTGGAGGGCGAAGCCGAGGGAGTCGACATCTGCGAGAAAGCAGACGACGTGCCGCTGTGCCGGTCGTACGTGAAAGGGTCGAGCGATCCGAGACCGGCGATTAAGAAAACGATCGAACAACTGTTGTCGGAAACAAAACGGGCGAAAACATCGAGCGAGAAGATGGGGGAACCGGGTTTCATAGGGGTGTGCACAGAGAACTACGACTCAGCCATTGATGACCTGCAGAGTAGCCTACTGAGTTTGGAGAAAAACGACAAGGCGAGTCTTCAATCGAGCCTCAGTGGGGTTTCGACCTTCTACGTCACGTGTACCGATACGGTGTCGGAAGGCGGGGTGCGCATCATGAAGATTGCTAAAAAGCTTGTCAAAAAAGATTCTAAGCTGCAGCGTTTGGCTGGGACTTCCTTGTACTTGGCTTCTTTGTTGAAGTGA